One segment of Danio aesculapii chromosome 3, fDanAes4.1, whole genome shotgun sequence DNA contains the following:
- the LOC130221307 gene encoding TBC1 domain family member 10A-like isoform X1, producing the protein MAEITTITPSPPGMGEQPVPAPSSPQPLPSETPIPKSSLYGDRAVMGNPTLQTSGRNSSSWESTPGHNSTTSSSVETKSAAGPPAEVLAATEGETNGKNDLVEQPAEAQSLEQEQQMPPSPELNPSPNLYPNVQVSQTSSPTPPIHIPPQSTPPPVLNSNPAPSSQDSRQTEAQAVPEPEPNTPSTTIMTPELPCTPSRAEPPAVLVQESAGSLGLPSAYRRPAPDTLSYLESASLMSGTLESLSGLGEDGSSIGSDSEINGPVRKTDKYGFLGGAQYSESKHCAGLGPNLISEAELAVAVARQREMKWLDMFRNWDKWVSRRFQKVKMRCRKGIPSSLRSKAWQLLSNSQELLESNPGKFEELEQEQGDPKWLDIIEKDLHRQFPFHEMFAARGGHGQQDLYRILKAYTVYRPDEGYCQAQAPVAAVLLMHMPAEQAFWCLVQICEKFLPGYYSAGLEAIQLDGEIFFSLLRRVCPMAYRHLKKFKIDPILYMTEWFMCIFSRTLPWSCVLRVWDMFFCEGVKIVFRVGLVLLKQMLGSVDKLRELQGMYETMERLRNIPPESIKEDILVQEVISLSVTEALIERECSIQVRKWRESRGELTHQPVRRLHGTRAIYEQKQRAAAISSGGSLSFLGAHVPPPGPLRASSSLLSLPGLRKSKTPFHSQNKKGSISGSLGQDIVPLQPLGGGTSTVASKPPMPHATNTGASVRPPAPHGPSPLATTSSTTTPPAPTAHASTAHMLQPSPKVVSEHITPTIPSPTANNAPLPPCPEITKTAVEEDGKKKKKTKEDKKREKEEEKQKSREKKEKEKNEKERLKKEKEKAEKEKKKEKGGKKKDKSGAGGETEEKNGAAAAKDLA; encoded by the exons ATGGCTGAAATCACCACCATCACTCCCTCCCCTCCTGGTATGGGTGAACAACCAGTGCCTGCTCCCTCCAGCCCACAGCCTCTCCCCTCAGAAACTCCCATCCCGAAATCCTCTCTCTACGGTGATCGAGCTGTGATGGGAAACCCTACATTACAGACAAGTGGAAGAAATTCTTCATCTTGGGAGAGCACACCTGGCCACAACAGTACCACCTCCTCTTCAGTGGAAACTAAGAGTGCTGCTGGTCCACCAGCAGAGGTACTTGCTGCTACAGAAGGAGAAACTAATGggaaaaatgatttagttgagCAGCCCGCTGAAGCACAGAGTTTAGAGCAGGAGCAACAGATGCCGCCATCGCCTGAACTTAATCCCAGTCCTAATCTCTATCCCAATGTTCAAGTCAGCCAGACTTCCAGTCCCACTCCCCCCATACACATTCCTCCTCAATCTACACCTCCTCCTGTTCTCAACTCCAACCCGGCTCCCTCTTCGCAAGACTCCAGGCAAACAGAAGCACAAGCAGTCCCTGAGCCCGAACCAAACACTCCCAGCACCACCATAATGACCCCTGAACTCCCCTGCACACCCTCCAGAGCCGAGCCTCCTGCAGTACTGGTGCAGGAGTCTGCTGGGTCATTGGGGCTCCCCTCTGCTTACAGACGACCGGCCCCAGACACGCTCAGCTACCTGGAGTCTGCTAGCCTCATGTCGGGCACGCTGGAGTCTCTGTCGGGGCTCGGCGAGGATGGCAGCTCCATTGGCTCAGACTCTGAGATCAACGGTCCAGTGAGGAAAACTGATAAATACGGCTTCCTGGGAGGAGCGCAGTACAGCGAGagcaa ACATTGTGCGGGATTGGGACCAAATctaattag TGAGGCGGAGCTTGCTGTAGCTGTGGCCAGACAGAGAGAGATGAAATGGCTCGACATGTTCAGAAACTGGGACAAATGGGTATCCCGACGCTTTCAAAAG GTAAAAATGCGCTGCAGGAAAGGAATCCCCTCATCGCTCAGATCTAAAGCCTGGCAGCTGCTCTCCAACAGCCAGGAGCTCCTCGAGTCCAATCCCGGGAAGTTTGAG gagttGGAGCAGGAGCAGGGGGATCCCAAGTGGTTGGACATCATAGAGAAAGACTTGCACAGGCAGTTCCCATTTCATGAGATGTTTGCTGCTCGCGGAGGACATGG GCAGCAAGACCTGTACCGTATACTGAAGGCCTACACTGTCTATCGGCCAGATGAGGGCTACTGTCAGGCTCAGGCTCCAGTGGCTGCAGTGCTGCTCATGCACATGCCTGCTGAA caagcCTTCTGGTGTCTTGTGCAAATCTGTGAGAAATTTTTGCCTGGCTACTACAGTGCTGGTTTG GAAGCGATTCAGCTggatggagagatttttttctctcttctgaGGAGAGTGTGTCCCATGGCCTACCGTCACCTGAAGAAATTTAAGATTGACCCTATACTATACATGACGGAGTGGTTCATGTGCATTTTCTCCCGCACGCTGCCTTGGTCTTGTGTTCTGCGGGTCTGGGACATGTTCTTCTGTGAAG GAGTGAAGATCGTGTTTAGGGTGGGTTTGGTGCTCCTCAAGCAGATGCTGGGGTCTGTGGATAAGCTCCGGGAACTGCAGGGCATGTACGAGACCATGGAGCGTCTGAGGAACATCCCGCCCGAATCTATCAAGGAGGACATACTGGTGCAAGAG GTGATCTCTCTGTCTGTGACTGAGGCCCTCATCGAGAGGGAGTGCAGTATTCAGGTGCGTAAATGGCGGGAATCTCGTGGAGAGTTGACTCACCAGCCTGTTCGTCGTTTGCATGGCACAAGGGCCATCTATGAGCAGAAACAGCGGGCTGCTGCAATCAGCTCAGGTGGGAGCCTGTCATTCCTGGGCGCTCATGTCCCTCCACCTGGGCCTTTACGTGCTTCTTCAAGCCTCCTGTCGCTTCCTGGACTTAGAAAGTCCAAGACGCCATTTCATTCACAGAATAAGAAGGGCTCCATCTCTGGCAGTTTGGGTCAGGATATCGTCCCACTGCAGCCCCTTGGTGGTGGCACCAGCACAGTGGCCTCAAAACCTCCAATGCCACATGCCACTAACACGGGAGCCAGTGTGCGTCCCCCAGCTCCACATGGGCCTAGTCCGCTAGCTACGACATCATCTACTACCACACCACCCGCTCCAACCGCACATGCGTCCACTGCGCACATGCTCCAGCCCTCACCTAAAGTTGTGTCTGAGCACATCACCCCCACAATCCCATCACCCACTGCAAACAACGCACCATTACCACCCTGCCCAGAGATCACAAAAACGGCAGTGGAGGAAGAcgggaaaaagaagaagaaaaccaAGGAGGACAAGAAGCGGGAGAAAGAGGAGGAGAAGCAGAAATCACGGGAGAAGAAAGAGAAGGAGAAGAACGAGAAGGAAAGGCTGAAGAAGGAGAAGGAAAAGGCAGAGAAGGAGAAGAAAAAAGAGAAGGGGGGTAAGAAAAAGGACAAAAGTGGAGCAGGGGGAGAGACTGAAGAGAAGAATGGAGCCGCAGCAGCGAAAGATTTGGCCTAA
- the LOC130221307 gene encoding TBC1 domain family member 10A-like isoform X2: MAEITTITPSPPGMGEQPVPAPSSPQPLPSETPIPKSSLYGDRAVMGNPTLQTSGRNSSSWESTPGHNSTTSSSVETKSAAGPPAEVLAATEGETNGKNDLVEQPAEAQSLEQEQQMPPSPELNPSPNLYPNVQVSQTSSPTPPIHIPPQSTPPPVLNSNPAPSSQDSRQTEAQAVPEPEPNTPSTTIMTPELPCTPSRAEPPAVLVQESAGSLGLPSAYRRPAPDTLSYLESASLMSGTLESLSGLGEDGSSIGSDSEINGPVRKTDKYGFLGGAQYSESNEAELAVAVARQREMKWLDMFRNWDKWVSRRFQKVKMRCRKGIPSSLRSKAWQLLSNSQELLESNPGKFEELEQEQGDPKWLDIIEKDLHRQFPFHEMFAARGGHGQQDLYRILKAYTVYRPDEGYCQAQAPVAAVLLMHMPAEQAFWCLVQICEKFLPGYYSAGLEAIQLDGEIFFSLLRRVCPMAYRHLKKFKIDPILYMTEWFMCIFSRTLPWSCVLRVWDMFFCEGVKIVFRVGLVLLKQMLGSVDKLRELQGMYETMERLRNIPPESIKEDILVQEVISLSVTEALIERECSIQVRKWRESRGELTHQPVRRLHGTRAIYEQKQRAAAISSGGSLSFLGAHVPPPGPLRASSSLLSLPGLRKSKTPFHSQNKKGSISGSLGQDIVPLQPLGGGTSTVASKPPMPHATNTGASVRPPAPHGPSPLATTSSTTTPPAPTAHASTAHMLQPSPKVVSEHITPTIPSPTANNAPLPPCPEITKTAVEEDGKKKKKTKEDKKREKEEEKQKSREKKEKEKNEKERLKKEKEKAEKEKKKEKGGKKKDKSGAGGETEEKNGAAAAKDLA; the protein is encoded by the exons ATGGCTGAAATCACCACCATCACTCCCTCCCCTCCTGGTATGGGTGAACAACCAGTGCCTGCTCCCTCCAGCCCACAGCCTCTCCCCTCAGAAACTCCCATCCCGAAATCCTCTCTCTACGGTGATCGAGCTGTGATGGGAAACCCTACATTACAGACAAGTGGAAGAAATTCTTCATCTTGGGAGAGCACACCTGGCCACAACAGTACCACCTCCTCTTCAGTGGAAACTAAGAGTGCTGCTGGTCCACCAGCAGAGGTACTTGCTGCTACAGAAGGAGAAACTAATGggaaaaatgatttagttgagCAGCCCGCTGAAGCACAGAGTTTAGAGCAGGAGCAACAGATGCCGCCATCGCCTGAACTTAATCCCAGTCCTAATCTCTATCCCAATGTTCAAGTCAGCCAGACTTCCAGTCCCACTCCCCCCATACACATTCCTCCTCAATCTACACCTCCTCCTGTTCTCAACTCCAACCCGGCTCCCTCTTCGCAAGACTCCAGGCAAACAGAAGCACAAGCAGTCCCTGAGCCCGAACCAAACACTCCCAGCACCACCATAATGACCCCTGAACTCCCCTGCACACCCTCCAGAGCCGAGCCTCCTGCAGTACTGGTGCAGGAGTCTGCTGGGTCATTGGGGCTCCCCTCTGCTTACAGACGACCGGCCCCAGACACGCTCAGCTACCTGGAGTCTGCTAGCCTCATGTCGGGCACGCTGGAGTCTCTGTCGGGGCTCGGCGAGGATGGCAGCTCCATTGGCTCAGACTCTGAGATCAACGGTCCAGTGAGGAAAACTGATAAATACGGCTTCCTGGGAGGAGCGCAGTACAGCGAGagcaa TGAGGCGGAGCTTGCTGTAGCTGTGGCCAGACAGAGAGAGATGAAATGGCTCGACATGTTCAGAAACTGGGACAAATGGGTATCCCGACGCTTTCAAAAG GTAAAAATGCGCTGCAGGAAAGGAATCCCCTCATCGCTCAGATCTAAAGCCTGGCAGCTGCTCTCCAACAGCCAGGAGCTCCTCGAGTCCAATCCCGGGAAGTTTGAG gagttGGAGCAGGAGCAGGGGGATCCCAAGTGGTTGGACATCATAGAGAAAGACTTGCACAGGCAGTTCCCATTTCATGAGATGTTTGCTGCTCGCGGAGGACATGG GCAGCAAGACCTGTACCGTATACTGAAGGCCTACACTGTCTATCGGCCAGATGAGGGCTACTGTCAGGCTCAGGCTCCAGTGGCTGCAGTGCTGCTCATGCACATGCCTGCTGAA caagcCTTCTGGTGTCTTGTGCAAATCTGTGAGAAATTTTTGCCTGGCTACTACAGTGCTGGTTTG GAAGCGATTCAGCTggatggagagatttttttctctcttctgaGGAGAGTGTGTCCCATGGCCTACCGTCACCTGAAGAAATTTAAGATTGACCCTATACTATACATGACGGAGTGGTTCATGTGCATTTTCTCCCGCACGCTGCCTTGGTCTTGTGTTCTGCGGGTCTGGGACATGTTCTTCTGTGAAG GAGTGAAGATCGTGTTTAGGGTGGGTTTGGTGCTCCTCAAGCAGATGCTGGGGTCTGTGGATAAGCTCCGGGAACTGCAGGGCATGTACGAGACCATGGAGCGTCTGAGGAACATCCCGCCCGAATCTATCAAGGAGGACATACTGGTGCAAGAG GTGATCTCTCTGTCTGTGACTGAGGCCCTCATCGAGAGGGAGTGCAGTATTCAGGTGCGTAAATGGCGGGAATCTCGTGGAGAGTTGACTCACCAGCCTGTTCGTCGTTTGCATGGCACAAGGGCCATCTATGAGCAGAAACAGCGGGCTGCTGCAATCAGCTCAGGTGGGAGCCTGTCATTCCTGGGCGCTCATGTCCCTCCACCTGGGCCTTTACGTGCTTCTTCAAGCCTCCTGTCGCTTCCTGGACTTAGAAAGTCCAAGACGCCATTTCATTCACAGAATAAGAAGGGCTCCATCTCTGGCAGTTTGGGTCAGGATATCGTCCCACTGCAGCCCCTTGGTGGTGGCACCAGCACAGTGGCCTCAAAACCTCCAATGCCACATGCCACTAACACGGGAGCCAGTGTGCGTCCCCCAGCTCCACATGGGCCTAGTCCGCTAGCTACGACATCATCTACTACCACACCACCCGCTCCAACCGCACATGCGTCCACTGCGCACATGCTCCAGCCCTCACCTAAAGTTGTGTCTGAGCACATCACCCCCACAATCCCATCACCCACTGCAAACAACGCACCATTACCACCCTGCCCAGAGATCACAAAAACGGCAGTGGAGGAAGAcgggaaaaagaagaagaaaaccaAGGAGGACAAGAAGCGGGAGAAAGAGGAGGAGAAGCAGAAATCACGGGAGAAGAAAGAGAAGGAGAAGAACGAGAAGGAAAGGCTGAAGAAGGAGAAGGAAAAGGCAGAGAAGGAGAAGAAAAAAGAGAAGGGGGGTAAGAAAAAGGACAAAAGTGGAGCAGGGGGAGAGACTGAAGAGAAGAATGGAGCCGCAGCAGCGAAAGATTTGGCCTAA